One Neoarius graeffei isolate fNeoGra1 chromosome 19, fNeoGra1.pri, whole genome shotgun sequence genomic region harbors:
- the hnf4g gene encoding hepatocyte nuclear factor 4-gamma: MKFSLTPVSRSLLDMDTANYCEGLDPSYCTLSFENADMLYSGESMPAEPSISHGDNSVVSNCAICGDKATGKHYGASSCDGCKGFFRRSIRKSHIYSCRFSRQCIIDKDKRNQCRFCRLHKCFRAGMKKEAVQNERDRISSRRSTPDSHDLPPITVLAQAESLSQQISIASPTGSADISEKKSATIGDVCESMKQQLLVLVEWAKYIPAFGELPLDDQVSLLRAHAGEHLLLGVVKRSMPYKDILLLGNGCVIHRNCPEAEISRVANRILDELVSPFQDIQIDDNEYAVLKAIVFFDPDAKSLRDPSKIKSTRYQVQMSLEDYINDRQYDSRGRFGELLLLLPTLQSITWQMIEQLHFIKLFGLAKIDNLLQEMLLGGLSAEQPYLHHHGHPQLAQDPITGQTLVISSISGPMHAQQIASPDTPIPSPLQVQSQEIYKASSSPTLLMPTQSISSRPSPEPPL, from the exons AAAGCATGCCAGCGGAGCCCAGCATCAGTCATGGGGATAATAGCGTGGTCTCCAACTGTGCCATCTGTGGGGACAAGGCCACAGGCAAGCACTACGGCGCCTCCAGCTGTGACGGCTGCAAGGGCTTTTTCCGCAGAAGCATCAGGAAGAGCCACATCTACTCATGCAG GTTCAGTCGCCAGTGTATCATCGACAAAGACAAGAGGAATCAGTGCCGCTTCTGCAGGCTTCACAAATGCTTCCGAGCTGGAATGAAGAAAGAAG CTGTGCAGAATGAACGGGATCGTATCAGCTCCAGGAGAAGCACACCAGACTCGCATGACCTTCCACCTATCACTGTACTGGCGCAGGCAGAGTCTCTTTCACAACAG ATCAGCATTGCTAGTCCGACAGGCTCTGCTGATATCTCTGAGAAGAAATCAGCCACCATCGGGGACGTGTGCGAGTCTATGAAGCAACAGCTGCTTGTTCTGGTAGAGTGGGCTAAATACATCCCGGCCTTCGGCGAATTGCCTCTTGACGACCAG GTCAGTTTATTACGAGCACACGCAGGAGAACATCTTCTGCTCGGAGTAGTCAAGCGGTCAATGCCATACAAAGACATCCTGCTGCTCG GTAATGGCTGTGTTATTCACCGAAATTGCCCCGAGGCAGAGATCAGCCGAGTGGCTAACCGCATCCTCGACGAATTAGTCTCACCCTTCCAAGACATACAGATTGATGACAATGAATATGCAGTTCTGAAAGCCATTGTTTTTTTTGACCCAG ATGCCAAAAGCCTAAGAGATCCCTCGAAGATAAAAAGCACGAGGTATCAGGTTCAGATGAGTCTTGAAGACTACATTAATGACCGTCAGTATGACTCTCGCGGACGCTTTGGCGAGCTTCTGCTGCTTCTCCCTACCCTGCAGAGCATCACCTGGCAGATGATTGAACAGCTCCATTTCATCAAACTCTTTGGCCTGGCCAAGATCGACAACCTACTACAAGAAATGCTGCTAGGAG GATTGTCCGCAGAACAGCCTTACTTGCACCACCATGGCCACCCCCAGCTCGCCCAGGATCCAATCACGGGCCAGACGTTAGTCATCAGCTCCATTTCAGGCCCTATGCATGCACAGCAAATAG CTTCTCCAGATACCCCAATCCCATCTCCTCTTCAAGTTCAGAGCCAGGAGATCTATAAGGCCTCCTCTAGTCCGACACTCTTAATGCCGACACAGTCCATCTCCAGCAGACCCTCTCCTGAGCCACCACTCTGA